In Sphaerospermopsis torques-reginae ITEP-024, the genomic window TTTAGTAGAAAATGCCATCTACATTGAGCAAGCACATCAAAGTCCTATACCCATAACTTTGATTAATACAGTACCCAGTGCGGCGGCGGAAATGCTAAATATGAATGCTATTCCCTCCACTGTGCAGGTGATGAATTTAGCTGGAGAAACATTAAAAAATAGTTTGGTACAGGGTTTATATCAAACCACATTGATCAAAGAAATTTATAATCTCTACGGACCTTCTGAGGATACAACTTACTCAACATTTACCAAAGTTGCCAAAAATGCTGAGAATGAACCAACTATAGGTAAGGCGATCGCCAATACTCGCATCTATATTTTAGATCAATATAATCAACCCCTGCCCCCTGGTATTCCTGGAGAACTTTGCATTGCAGGTACAGGTTTAGCACAAAGTTATTTACATTGTCCTGAAACTACCGCCGAAAAATTCATAGAAATAGAATTATTCGGTAAACAGGAGCGAATTTATAAAACTGGTGATTTAGCCCGATGGCTATCTGATGGTAATCTGCAATATTTAGGCAGGATCGATCATCAAGTTAAACTGCGTGGTTTTAGAATTGAATTAAGTGAAATTGAAACCGCCTTAGTCAAACATCCTCAAATTCAAGAAGCAGTTGTTTTATTGCGGGAAGATAAAGAATTTGATCAACGTTTAGTAGCTTATATTGTTCCCACAAACACAAACAACACCAGCCCAAGCGAACAAGTAGAATTATGGGCATCAGTTTTTAACAATAGCTATTCTCAATCATCAACCCCAACCGATGATCCGACTCTGAATATAGCAGGTTGGCAGGATAGCTATACAGGTGAACCAATTCACCCATCAGCGATGCAAGAATGGCGAGATACAACTGTTAACCAAATTCTCGAATTTGCACCCCAAAAAGTATGGGAAATTGGTTGCGGAACAGGGATGTTATTGTTTAAAATTGCCCCCCATTGTCAACATTATTTGGCTACAGATTTTTCAGCAGGTGGATTGCAATATATTGAACAACATTTACAACAACAGTCTCTTGAGAAAAAAGTTACTTTAAAAAATAGAACGGCTCACGAATTTGATAGCACTCAAACCAATGCTTATGACTTAGTAATTTTCAACTCTGTCATTCAATATTTTCCTTCTTTAGATTACCTGTTAACAGTCATTGAAGGAGCGATCAACACTGTCAGCTATCAAGGAAAAATCTTTATTGGCGATGTGCGAAATCTCCATTTATTAGAAGCTTTCCATACCGCAACTCAATTTCATCGCGCCCCTGATAACTTATCAATTCAGGAATTACGCCAACAAATTCAAACCAGCATTCGCAATGAAGCAGAATTGCTGATTGATCCTGATTTCTTTATCGCTCTCAAACAAAGATTTCCTCGCATTACTCACGTAAAAATTGAACTGAAACGGGGTGAAAATCTGACGGAAATGAACCGTTTTCGTTATGATGTGGTTTTATATTTGGATGGGTTAGATCCTGCTGTCACTACAAAACCCCAATTGTTAGATTGGCAAGAACAACAACTAAATTTAGACAGAATCAAACAAATTTTAACAACTGGGCAACCTGATGTATTGAGCATTAAAAATATTCCCAATGCTCGGTTAACTTCAGAAATGAAGTTGTTAGAAACAATTCCCCAATTAGCAGGAACTGTTAAAGATTTAAAAGCAATAATTTCTCAAAGTTCATCAGGTATAGAACCCGAAGCTTTCCGCACTTGCACAAGAGATTTACCTTATACACCTTTTATTCAATATAGTTCTACAGGTTTTGCTTTTTACGATGTGGTTCTGCAAAGGAATATACCAGGGAGAGAGACAATACCCAGATTTAACCAATGGGAAAATTGGCGGATGAAACCTTGGCAACATTACGCCAATCAACCTTTGCAATATACCATTACTCAAATTGATCCAAATGTATTAGAAGAATGGCGAGATTTTCTAAGTCAAACTTTGCCAGAGTATATGATTCCCAGCCATTTTATAGTCTTAGAAAAACTACCACTCACACCAAATGGCAAAGTAAACCGTAAAGCCTTAACTGAAGTAGGTAAAACAGTTGTATCTACAGATATTGAAGTTCCTGTAACAGAGACAGAAAAATCCCTGGCACAAATATGGGCAAAACTGCTGAAATATGAAGTCATAGGCAGACAAGATAATTTCTTTAACTTGGGAGGACATTCATTATTAGCAACCCAACTGTGTTATCGCATCCGCGACACTTTCAAAGTAGAATTACCACTGCGTCAAGTATTTGAAACTCCCACCTTGATTGACTTAGCAAATTATTTGGATAGCTGCCTTTGGGTTAATTCCGCAACAGCAGATGTACAGCCTTTAAACTCAGACGAAGAGGAAATTGAACTATGACCATGACACAAAATCAACAAGTAGTTTCATTAATGCTTCGTTTGCAAAATATGGGCTGCCGAATTTGGGCAGAAGATGATAAATTACGGATTCGTACTAGCAAAAATGCCCTAACGGCGGAACTCAAGCAGGAAATTCAAAACAATAAAGCAGATATTCTCGCATTTTTGAAAGCTGCTAAAAAACAAGTTGTTGCTACACAGTCTATTCCTAAATTAAGTCCTGACTCTCCCAAGCTGCTGTCCTTTGCTCAACAACGCCTCTGGCTATTGGCGCAACTCCAAGGGTCATCAGCGGCTTATAATATGCCGATCGCTCTCCAATTAAACGGCGATCTGAATATTGATGCTCTGCGCTCTAGTTTGGCTTATTTATTGAATCGCCATGAGAGTCTGAGGATGTATTTTCCTACGGTGGCAGGAGAACCGCAAGTAGCTCTGGGGACCGGTGACTGGGGACTGGTGACTGGGGACTGGGAAGAAGTAGGGGAGAAATTTTTACAATTCTCAAATATCCAAGATTTAATTGATGCTTATGCACAAGAACCATTTGATTTAAATACTGGACCTTTGTTTAAAACTAAGCTGCTGCAATTACAGGATCAGAAATATATTTTGCTGATCAATATGCACCACATTATCAGTGATGGCTGGTCAATGGGTGTATTTGTGCGGGAGTTACAGCAAGCTTATACTGCTTATTCTCAAGGTAAAATCCCAAATCTTGCACCCTTACCGATTCAATACAGTGATTATGCAGCTTGGCAACGTCAATGGTTACAAGGGGAGATATTAGAAAAGCAAATTAATTACTGGAAAAATCAACTAGGTGATTTTTCTCCATTACTAGAATTACCAACAGATTATCCCCGTCCAGCACAACAAAGTTATAAAGGCGATCGCTATATTTATTCTTTTACACCAGAATTAACTACTGCTGTTAATGCTTTTAGTCAACAGCAAGGTGTAAGTTTATATATGACTTTGTTGGCTACTTTGAGTATTTTACTATCTCGTTATAGTCGCCAAAATGATTTGTGTATTGGTTCTCCCATTGCTAACCGTACCCATAGCCAAACTGAAGGATTAATTGGCTTTTTTGTGAATACTTTGGTCATGCGTCAGCAAATTAAACCAGAGCAAAGTTTTATTGAGTTTTTACAACAAACTCGCCAAACTTGTTTAGATGCTTATGCTCATCAAGACGTTGCCTTTGATGTTCTGGTAGAAAAATTACATCCAGAACGCAGTATGAGTTATAATCCTTTATTTCAGGTAATGTTGGCACTAGAAAATAATCAAAATCCAGACTTTGATTTAGCTGGGTTAGACATGGAATTGTTGGGAGTCAAGAGTGCGATCGCTAAGTTTGATTTAACGCTGTTGATAACCGAGTCTGACAACCAATTAAACTGCTCTTGGGAATATGCTACAGACTTATTTGCACGGTGTACTATCCAACGGATGGCGGAACATTTTGCAGTGCTGCTGAAGGGAATTATTGATCATCCTCAACAACCGATTTATACTCTACCTTTGATGACAGGAGAAGAACTGCTAAAACTACAACGCTCGAATCAAACTCAAACCGATTATTTTCAAGATAAAACTTTTGTTGATTTATTTGCAGAACAAGTTCTCAAAAATCCTCATAATATTGCTGTAGTTTTTGAATCTCATGTACAAGGCAACAGGGAACAGGGAACAGGGAACAGTAAAGAATTAAACACTTTAACTTATCAACAATTAAATGCAAAAGCCGAGCAATTAGCTGATTATTTAATTGAAAATTATCAAGTTCACCCAGATACTTTAATTGGTATTTCTGTGGAACGTTCTTTAGAAATGATCATTGGTTTCTTGGGTATCATGAAAGCTGGTGGTGCTTATGTACCGATTGATCCTAATTATCCCCAAGAACGGATTGAGTTGATGTTAGAAGATTCGGGAATATCGGTTTTATTAACTCAAAGTTTTGTAGTAGATAAATTACCTTTAGATAGTTTAGCAAATCCTATTGAATTTGTTTATTTAGATGAAGAACTAGACAAGTACCCATCACCAATTGTCAATTGTCAATTATCAACTGTCAATTACAATAATTTAGCTTATGTTATTTATACTTCTGGTTCAACGGGAAAACCCAAGGGGGTAATGATTGAACATGGTGGACTGGTAAATTTAATTTTGGCAGTTGATGAAATTTTGCAAATTCAACCCCAAAGTCGTGTACTACAGTTTGCTAATTTCAGTTTTGATGCTTCCATTTGGGAAATTGCTCCTACCCTTTCCGCAGGTGCTTGTTTATATCTCACAAAAAAAGAAAATCTGTTACCTAGTCAAGAACTGATTGACTTTTTAACTGAATATAAAATTACTCATGTTACCTTACCACCTTCAGTTTTATCTTTGTTACCCCACGCAACCTTACCTGATTTGCAAATTTTAATTACTGGTGGTGAAGTTTGCCCCAAAGAATTAGTTACCCGATGGGCAAAAGGAAGAAGTTTTTTTAATGGTTACGGACCAACGGAATCTACAATTTGTACTAGCATCGCTCTTTGTCAACCCAATGGTAAAAAACCACTTATTGGTAAACCATTATCTAATCTCCGCATCTATATTTTAGATGCACATAATCAACCATTACCTCCTGGTATTCCTGGAGAATTGTGTATTGCTGGTGTTGGTTTAGCGCGGGGTTATCTCCATCGTCCTGAATTAACCGCCGAAAAGTTTATTGAAGTAGAATTATTCGGGGAAGTTGAGCGAATTTATAAAACTGGTGATTTAGCAAGATGGAAAGATGATGGCAATTTGGAATATTTGGGGCGCATTGACGAGCAGGTAAAATTACGGGGTTTTAGAATTGAACTGGGTGAAATTGAATCACTTTTATTACAGCATCCATTAGTTAAAGAAGCTGTTGTCACTTTATATCAAACTGATAGTAATCAAAGTTTAATTGCTTATGTAACGGGAATTGATCCTGATTTTGGCAGTAATTTGAAAAAATATCTCAAATCCAGTTTACCTGATTACATGATTCCGGCTCAAATTGTTGTTTTGGAGCAGTTACCTTTAACTCCCAATGGCAAAATTGACAAGAAAGCTTTACCTATTCCTAATGTGGGAATTGCTGGTTTATATGTAGCTCCACGTAACAAAGTTGAAGCACAATTAGCACAATTATGGTCTACTGTTCTTGAACATCAAGAAATTGGCATTCATGATAACTTTTTTGACTTAGGTGGACATTCTTTATTGGTGATAAAATTGCTCAATAATATTCAAGAAATGTTTGGGCAAAAATTGACTTTGAGCAGTTTATTTCAAAATCCTACTATTGCTCAACTAGCAGAACAAATTAGTAATAAAGAGAGTAATAAAGAGGTACAAAAAGCCCATCCTGATGTGCTGTTATTTCAACCCCAAGGAAATGCAAATCCTCTGTTTGTTGTACCAGGAGCAAATGGACATGGTTTCTATTTTCAAGATTTGGCTATCAACTTAGAAAATCATCCAGTTTATAGCCTCGAAACTCCAGGCAGAAATGGCATTGGTAAAGTTCCCGATTCAGTAGAACTGCATGGCAGTCAACTAATTGATTTATTAAGTCAAAAACAACCTCAAGGACCATATATACTGGCAGGATATTCATCAGGTTGTGCCGTTGCTTTTGAAATGGCTTGTCAACTGGAAAAACAAGGTAAAAAAGTAGAATTACTGGCTATTTTAGACGCTGGTTTAGTTACTCACCCTGAATATTTAATTAAGAGAACAGATATTGATTGGATTTGGCAATTACTCCAACGAGCGGAAACTGTCAAGGGAGTTTCTTTAGGTTTAGAATACACTGATTTAGCGGCTCAAAGTGATGATCAAGCTCGTTGGGATTTAGCAGCAGAGTTTTTATATAAAAAGAATGTTCTACCAGAATACTCCAGCCTTGATTTACTCAAAACCAATATGCAGGTAATGAAACAACTAACAATTAATTATGCAAATTATCGGCCTTCTCATCAAATTTCTGCGCCCATTGTTTTATTCCGTGCCGAAGAAGTTTATGACATTGTTTTACAAGAAATCCGAGCTATTTCTAATTACGATTTACCGGACTGGGGATGGCAAGCTTACACAACAAACCCTGTGAAGGTAATATCTGTACCTGGAAATCACGGACGGATGCTTTATGAACCGAATGTCAAAACCTTAGCCTCACACTTACGGCTGATGATGATTTAATCAATAAATCACCCATAATCATCAACCTGACTTTTTTAATTTTGCATTTTAAATTGGGATAAAAAAATGAAAACTCTGCCAATCAAAATTTCTGATGAAACCCTGCGGGATGGAGAACAACAAGTTGGTATTTTTTTCTCTCTACCAACCAAACACAAACTTGCTCATCTGATTGCACAAACAGGAGTCAGTGGATTTGCCATCATGCCGAGTGTTTGTGAGCAAGAATCAGAGCTTGCCAAAACATTAATATCAGATGGATTAACTCATCTGATTACTGCTTCTACGATGATGGGAAAAGAGTTCATTGATCAGGCGAAAAACTATGGAGTTAAGCGGATCATTCTCTTCCATGCTGTTTCTGATCGCTTGCTGTTTTTACGCAATCCCCATGTCCGTTTGATGAGCGAATACCAAGGCAAAACCATTGATGACGATATCCCATCTCACATCATCAATAAGATTCGTCAAGATGCGCTTGATGTGATTGTGGAAAATCTGCGCTATGCCACACAAGTTGCAGGACTAAGAGTAGAATTTGCGGCTGAGGATGCTTCTAGAGCAGATTTCGACTTTTTAGTACAGTGTATCCGTTCATGCGGTCCTTATATTGAACACTTCCTACTGTGTGATACGGTGGGGGTTCTGAGTCCAGAAAAGAGCTATATCTGGATCAATGATTTATTGCAATCCACTACAGGGGTAGAATTAGGGGTACACTACCACAATGACATAGGGTTAGCTTTAGAAAATACTCTCCAGTCCGTGATAGCAGGGGCGACTATAGTATCAGGAACATTTTGTGGTATAGGAGAGCGAGCCGGAAATGTTGCTCTAGAGCAAGTGTTAAATGGGTTGCGTGTCCGTTTTGGTATTGAAGTGGAGGGTATAAACTATGATGCTGTTGAGGTAGTCACCAATTATATTGAGCAAATGGGGATTAGTCCTGCACACCCCTATTCTCAAACTGCACAAAGTCACCAATCAGGTATTCATGTCAACTCTCTGTTTCGTGATCCCCTGAGCTATGCTATATTTCCCCACAACGATGTAAATATTGTCTTTGGTAAATGGAGCGGAGTCAGTAATTTTCAATATCTCTTTGAAAAACAACTGCAAAACCCTCAATCCAGACAAAAGTATGAGAAAATGCGTGCCGTCATCAAATCTATGGCTACAGGACAAGAACGCTATTTTACAGCCAGCGAAGTCTTAAAACTCTGGAAAGATGGTATCTTTGAATAGTCCATTTTGTAAATTGACAACTGAGACTTCCGAATAGTTAAAAACTCAGGATCAGATCAACTGAATCCTGAGTATTAATACAGGAATGTTATTTGATTTTTGCTGGCATAGCCTGGGCTTTCGCCAACAAATTACGCATACATTTATTATCCTTCTTGTTCTCTATTATCTGCCTCAAAAAACTCAAATAATTTTTTCCAGATGCAAGCAACAACTTTTATTAATAAATCCGCTAACAATAATTCTGCCGAAGATACTAATCAATTTTGGAAAAATTTCCAAACGGTCGTCGGACCTTACTGGTATCCTACAGATGCAAATGGGAGATCATTTTCAGATGTGATTCGCACTTATGGAATGCTGATTCTCCTAGTCTTGTTAATTATTGCACTTGTGGGTGTAACTGTTTTTAATAGCTTTGTTAGTCGCTATTTACTGGATGTTATTACTGAAGAAAAAGATTTAAAGAAATTTACTGATTTATTATTTCTTTACGGGTTTGCCCTGGTTTTGGTAACAATTTTAGTAGGAATTTCTAAATTTGTTAGAAAAAAAATAGCTCTTGACTGGTATCAATGGCTGAATAATCAAATTGTATCAAAATATTTCAATAATCGGGCATATTATAAACTCAATTTTCAATCTGATGTTAATAATCCAGATCAACAAATATCACAAGAAATTGAGCCTTTAGCTAAAGATTTTCTCAGTTTTTCAGCTACATTGCTAGAGAAAGTTCTAGAGATGACAGCTTTTTTAATACTTCTCTGGACGCTATCTGAATTTGTAGCAGTTGCTTTAGTTTGTTATACGGTAATTGGTAATTTAATTGCTGTTTACTTGGCACAAGAATTAAACAAAATTAAACAAGAAGAAGTTGAATCAACGGCAGATTATACTTACAGTTTAACTCATGTTCGCAATCATGCGGAATCAATAGCTTTTTTCCAGGGAGAATCACAGGAGTTCAACATTGTTAATCGGAGATTTAATAGGATTGTTCAAAGTGTTAAACGCAAGATAGATTGGGAAAGAAGTCAGGATATTTTTAATCGAGGATATCAAGCTGTTATTCAAATATTTCCATTTATAGTATTTGGACCTTTACAAATTAAAGGAGAAATTGATTTTGGAGAAATTTCCCAAGCTGCTTTAGCTTGTAATTTGTTCGCCACAGCAATGGCTGAATTAATCAAAGAATTTGCCAATTCAGGACGCTTTTCTAGTTATATTGAACGTTTAGCTGGACTTGTGGAAGGGTTAACAGTTGCTACAAAACAACCGGAAAATGTCAGTATAATTAAGACGAAAGAGGAAAAGCGACTAGCTTTTGAGAATGTTACTTTACAAACTCCCAATTATGAACAGGTAATTGTTGAGGAATTATCGCTGAGTGTGCAACCTGGAGAGGGTTTATTAATTGTTGGTCCAAGTGGTCGGGGTAAAAGTTCTCTGTTGAGAGCGATCGCTGGTTTGTGGAACTCAGGGACTGGTCGTGTAGTCAGACCTCCTTTAGAAGATGTATTATTTTTACCTCAACGTCCTTACATTATTTTAGGAACTTTGCGAGAACAGTTACTTTATCCCCATACAACACGGGGAATTAGCGATCACGACTTGGAAGCAATTTTAAAACAAGTTAATTTGCAAAATTTATCGAGTCGAATAGATGATTTTGATACAGAACTTCCTTGGGAAAATATCCTTTCTTTGGGAGAACAACAACGTTTAGCATTTGCACGTTTATTAGTCACTCGTCCTAGCTTTACTATTTTAGATGAAGCTACAAGTGCTTTAGATTTGAATAATGAAGGTAATTTATATCAACAATTACAAGAAAGCAACACAACTTATATCAGTGTAGGACATCGAGAAAGTCTATTTAGTTATCATAAATGGGTTTTAGAACTTTCACAAGATTCTAGTTGGCGACTGCTATCTGTTGAGGATTATAGACAGCAAAAAGCACAAGAACTTACTACTGATAATTATGCTGAAAATTCTGGTATCACCATAGAAGTTGTACCCAATAGTAAACCCGCAACTCAACCAGAAACATTAACAGTTTCTCCTGAAAATAGAGAAATTACCATAGATTTTGGATCTGATGATGAACCTGAAAATCAACCTGAAAATCAAGCAGAAATATTAACAGATGCTTCTGAAAATTCAGAAATTATCATAGATTTTGGATCTGATGATGAACCTGAAAATCAACCTGAAAATCAAGCAGAAATATTAACAGATGCTTCTGAAAATTCAGAAATTATCATAGATTTTGGATCTGATGATGAACCTGAAAATCGACCTGAAAATCAATTAGAAACATTAACAGATGCTTCTGAAAATAGAGAAATTACCATAGATTTTGTATCTGATGATGAACATGAAAATCAACCTGAAAATCAACCTGAAACATCAACAGTAGATACAGGTGAAATTGTAGGAATTTCTCATCGAGAAATGCAGGAACTAACTGATTATTCACTGGGTACTGTCAGAAGCAAAGCCAGCAAAGGTCAAACTATTACTGCAAAAAATGGTTTTACCTACCGCTATAATAAGGATTCAAAAGTTTTGAAATGGGTAAGAGTTGAACGCTTTGAGAATTAAGTAAATAATCCTTAACCTTAGCTGACGGCTGAATGCTTACATTAAAAGTAAAAAACGTAATATTCAGAATAATCTTAGGTTAAGGAAATTTAGACCTTTTAGATATCCCTAAATCCCCCTTAAAAATGGGGGAGTTGGAGGATTATCTACGGCACGCTACGCGAGCAAAACCTTTTGCTTTTTACCTTATTTACATTGCTTTATTTACATTGCTTTCTAATCATGAGATTTAACTTAAATATCTTAAATATCTTAAATATCTTAAATGTCCTTGCTTTAACAATCATTTACTGATATATCTTTGATGGCTAACATAAAGTTCCTCTCAGGAAAACAGGAATATATTATGACAACAGCAACATTAACAAATATTGAAGCAGTGCCATTTTTCGCTCGCTTTTTGGCAGCAGAAGAAGAACCACCAGAAAACCCACCAACACCACAACCAGAAGAACAGCCATTACCTCCTCCAATATTTACTTTCAAGTGGCCTTCTGATTGGGAAGATTGCTAAATATAGTAAATCTGAAATTGTAGAAATAGCAGCATCAAAAAATTGAAAACTGCTGTTTGTTTCTGAATAAATAGCCAGATATCAAGAATATTTAAGCGATCGCTACTGGTTGAATATCCCCGAATTCTACCCGTTGGACAGCTACTATACAGGTGTCTACAAGAAATCGGGGATTTATAGCAGGTGACAGGTGACAGGTGACAGGTGACAGGTGACAGGTGACAGTAGAGATGAGGAGAAATATTTACCTTCTACCTCTTAAATCCTGACTCCTAAGCCCTAACGGAAAGAATTTTTTAGCAAACCATAGTTAATCCAATTTCAATTAAAAAAGTTTTTATGCACCTGTGTCGTGACATTGTTTTATTAATTACCCACAGTGGTGATTTTTTCACAATAGATAGAGTGGCTGAAGCATTGTTAAAAAAAGGGGTGCAACCATTTCGCTTAGATACTGATAAGTTTCCCCTGGAAGTACAATTAACAGCACATTTTGATCACAAAAAAAGCTATCACACTATAGACTATGGCGGCTATTCTATCAGCACAAAACAGGTGCAAGCGGTGTGGCTGCGGCGGATATGGGAACCAAAACTAAGTGCAGATTTAGCGCCTAAGTTTCGAGAAGCTTGTATAAGAGAATCACAAGCAACCTTGAATGGTTTCTGGGATAGTTTGCGAAATGCTCATTGGGTAGATAAATTAGAACGTATAAATGCTGCCAGTGATAAGTTGCGCCAACTGCGGGTTGCTACTGAGGTAGGTTTTGTCATTCCTCAGACTCTCGTTACTAACAAAGCTGAGTCAGCAAGGGAGTTTTTCCATCAAGTCAACGGAAAGATGGTGAGTAAGCTATTAACTCCTTTATCCCGGACTATGGAATCTACTTCTTTCTTTCTTTATACCAGTGTGGTTAAGGAGGAAGACTTGGAAAATGCGGAGTCACTGCGTTATTGTCCGATGGTGTTTCAAGAACAAATTCCTAAACAGTGGGAATTGCGGGTAGTATATGTCAATGGTAAGGTATTTGTCGGTGCGTTAGATGCCAGCGTTTATGAAAATTCTAAAATTGATTGGCGTAAACCTGGTGTTGATGTTGGTGTATGG contains:
- a CDS encoding non-ribosomal peptide synthetase; its protein translation is MTMTQNQQVVSLMLRLQNMGCRIWAEDDKLRIRTSKNALTAELKQEIQNNKADILAFLKAAKKQVVATQSIPKLSPDSPKLLSFAQQRLWLLAQLQGSSAAYNMPIALQLNGDLNIDALRSSLAYLLNRHESLRMYFPTVAGEPQVALGTGDWGLVTGDWEEVGEKFLQFSNIQDLIDAYAQEPFDLNTGPLFKTKLLQLQDQKYILLINMHHIISDGWSMGVFVRELQQAYTAYSQGKIPNLAPLPIQYSDYAAWQRQWLQGEILEKQINYWKNQLGDFSPLLELPTDYPRPAQQSYKGDRYIYSFTPELTTAVNAFSQQQGVSLYMTLLATLSILLSRYSRQNDLCIGSPIANRTHSQTEGLIGFFVNTLVMRQQIKPEQSFIEFLQQTRQTCLDAYAHQDVAFDVLVEKLHPERSMSYNPLFQVMLALENNQNPDFDLAGLDMELLGVKSAIAKFDLTLLITESDNQLNCSWEYATDLFARCTIQRMAEHFAVLLKGIIDHPQQPIYTLPLMTGEELLKLQRSNQTQTDYFQDKTFVDLFAEQVLKNPHNIAVVFESHVQGNREQGTGNSKELNTLTYQQLNAKAEQLADYLIENYQVHPDTLIGISVERSLEMIIGFLGIMKAGGAYVPIDPNYPQERIELMLEDSGISVLLTQSFVVDKLPLDSLANPIEFVYLDEELDKYPSPIVNCQLSTVNYNNLAYVIYTSGSTGKPKGVMIEHGGLVNLILAVDEILQIQPQSRVLQFANFSFDASIWEIAPTLSAGACLYLTKKENLLPSQELIDFLTEYKITHVTLPPSVLSLLPHATLPDLQILITGGEVCPKELVTRWAKGRSFFNGYGPTESTICTSIALCQPNGKKPLIGKPLSNLRIYILDAHNQPLPPGIPGELCIAGVGLARGYLHRPELTAEKFIEVELFGEVERIYKTGDLARWKDDGNLEYLGRIDEQVKLRGFRIELGEIESLLLQHPLVKEAVVTLYQTDSNQSLIAYVTGIDPDFGSNLKKYLKSSLPDYMIPAQIVVLEQLPLTPNGKIDKKALPIPNVGIAGLYVAPRNKVEAQLAQLWSTVLEHQEIGIHDNFFDLGGHSLLVIKLLNNIQEMFGQKLTLSSLFQNPTIAQLAEQISNKESNKEVQKAHPDVLLFQPQGNANPLFVVPGANGHGFYFQDLAINLENHPVYSLETPGRNGIGKVPDSVELHGSQLIDLLSQKQPQGPYILAGYSSGCAVAFEMACQLEKQGKKVELLAILDAGLVTHPEYLIKRTDIDWIWQLLQRAETVKGVSLGLEYTDLAAQSDDQARWDLAAEFLYKKNVLPEYSSLDLLKTNMQVMKQLTINYANYRPSHQISAPIVLFRAEEVYDIVLQEIRAISNYDLPDWGWQAYTTNPVKVISVPGNHGRMLYEPNVKTLASHLRLMMI
- a CDS encoding 2-isopropylmalate synthase is translated as MKTLPIKISDETLRDGEQQVGIFFSLPTKHKLAHLIAQTGVSGFAIMPSVCEQESELAKTLISDGLTHLITASTMMGKEFIDQAKNYGVKRIILFHAVSDRLLFLRNPHVRLMSEYQGKTIDDDIPSHIINKIRQDALDVIVENLRYATQVAGLRVEFAAEDASRADFDFLVQCIRSCGPYIEHFLLCDTVGVLSPEKSYIWINDLLQSTTGVELGVHYHNDIGLALENTLQSVIAGATIVSGTFCGIGERAGNVALEQVLNGLRVRFGIEVEGINYDAVEVVTNYIEQMGISPAHPYSQTAQSHQSGIHVNSLFRDPLSYAIFPHNDVNIVFGKWSGVSNFQYLFEKQLQNPQSRQKYEKMRAVIKSMATGQERYFTASEVLKLWKDGIFE
- a CDS encoding microviridin/marinostatin family tricyclic proteinase inhibitor, which translates into the protein MTTATLTNIEAVPFFARFLAAEEEPPENPPTPQPEEQPLPPPIFTFKWPSDWEDC
- a CDS encoding MvdC family ATP-grasp ribosomal peptide maturase; amino-acid sequence: MHLCRDIVLLITHSGDFFTIDRVAEALLKKGVQPFRLDTDKFPLEVQLTAHFDHKKSYHTIDYGGYSISTKQVQAVWLRRIWEPKLSADLAPKFREACIRESQATLNGFWDSLRNAHWVDKLERINAASDKLRQLRVATEVGFVIPQTLVTNKAESAREFFHQVNGKMVSKLLTPLSRTMESTSFFLYTSVVKEEDLENAESLRYCPMVFQEQIPKQWELRVVYVNGKVFVGALDASVYENSKIDWRKPGVDVGVWQHYDLPEQVLRPLQIFMDKLGLLFGALDFIVTPSGEYVFLEINPIGEWGMLEKDLDLPIAKAIADTLLL